The Triticum urartu cultivar G1812 chromosome 6, Tu2.1, whole genome shotgun sequence genome includes the window TAGTCGGAGGTTGGTACCTGTGGTGGATCCAGAGACAAATCACTCATAATGAATATGTTCTGCTAGCTTGGAGATGGTCTCTATCGGGTTTTTTATCTATTGCTAGCAATCATTAGGATGCATCATCACGATCACCTAGTGCCCCTGAAGTTAAGTGGACTAAACCGGACCCTCGTTTTACTAAATTAAATGTAGATGTCATTTTTTTCCCGGACGAAGGTGTAGAAGCTGCGGCTGCCAAACTCCGAGACAATAGAGGAGTGTTTCTGGCGGCTCAATTTAAATTCATCCCAGTTGCGACAGATGTGATCACCTCTCAAGCGATGACTATGAGAGATGGATTAGCCCTTGCTTATTCTTTTGAGTTCACTTGAGTGGAGGCGGAATCAGACTCCTTAGAGGTTATTAACTACTACGATAGGCAAACAAGATGGTGGCACTCGGCTGCATCAATCTTTGCAGAGTGTgtggatattagttcaatgatcGGAAAGGTAATTTTAAGCATTGTTATCGTTTTTGTAATCAAGCGGGTCATGTGCTAGCGAACTTTAATTATTGTATGAAGTCTTCCTTTAGTTGATTGGAAGAGCCATCTGGTTCTGTGGTGAGTAATCTTGTAGACGATGTAAATGTGTTTTGATCTTAATAAAGCTAGCCATGATGATCTTTTGTACTCCAAATTGGAATAAAAAAACAGTTGATTTTCTCTCTTGGAACTAGGCTCCTTGAGGAAAAACCTTAGTAGTAGCCACGCCACAGGGCAGACGCTAAACGACATCCACACATGCATCTCTCATCAAGTCTCGGTGACTGACCGGCGACTTCAGATTCTAAATCGCCGGTCGTTGCACTGCAAGTTTCTGTCagcttttttcttttcttcttttggccAGTTCCTGCCCAGTTACTAGCTACTTGGCCGAATGCAGTCCGCATACTAGTATTATTATTTCAAACGGTATATACGAGTAGTAACTTTTTAATAGAATATACGGGTAGTATATAATCTCCTAGCTACACACTCCACATGTTTAATTGTGGCACCGGCCGTCGTGCAGGCCATGGCATCCACGAAGCACCCCACGAATCAGTCCAATGAAGGACGACTTCGATCTTGACCGGAAAATATGACTGGTGACTCGCGTCAGCCCAAACACTTGCCGTGGAAAAACTAGTACCTCATCCATCCACACGGCCGCAGCTCCTCTCTACGTACGTGCCTATGCCTTCATATACGAGCACCACCCGACGTTGCACCGGGAAAATATACACACACACATTCGTAGCACGAAACAACCGTTCACCACTACCACCACCACACCATTGCCACCGCCATGGATCGCTCACCTTCCAAGTTCGTCTTGCTCCTTATGGCAGCAGCGGCGACCTGGAGCTTCTTCCTCGTCGCCGACGCAGGCAGGCTCCAGCCCAGCTGCATAGGGCGCGAGAGGGACGTGTTGCTGGCCTTCAAGCAAGGTATCAACGACACCGATGGCAACCTCAGGTCGTGGCAAAAAGAGCGGCAAGATTGCTGCCAATGGGCAGGCATCACCTGCAACAACGTAACCGGCCACGTCATCAAGCTTGACCTTGGCGGAAGATATTATTTGGTCGGCCAGATAAGTCCTTCCTTGCTTTCGCTAGAGCATCTCGAGTACCTCGATCTCTGGGGCACCAGACTGTGTGGGCCTGGTGGTCGTGTTCCAGAGTTCCTGGGTTCCTTAAATAACTTGAGGCATCTTGATTTGTCCGGCATGTCTTTCTCTGGTATGGTGCCTCCTCAGCTTGGCAACCTGTCAAATCTGGAATACCTTGACCTATCCGGCATATATTTCAATAATACGCGGTTGGGCTTAACAGACATCTCGTGGTTAACCCGTCTACCTTTGTTGATGCATCTTGATATGAGTTATATCAATCTCAGCTCAATAGCCGATTGGCCTCTTGTTGTCAATAAGATTCCATCTTTGGAGTTGCTCGATCTTTCTGAGTGCTCGCTTTCAAGTGCAAACCAATCCCTCGCACACCTAAACCTCACAAATCTTCAATACCTTGATCTCTCAGATAACTACTTTGATCATCCAATTGCATCCAGTTGGTTTTGGAACATAACAAGCATCAAGTACCTCGACCTTTCTGGTACCTCTCTCTATGGTCCGTTTCCTAATGCACTAGGAAATATGACGTCTCTCCAAGAACTTTATTTTGGCCCCTATTCTACCAATGGTGACTCACCCACCACAACTGCTAACATGGCCACAATGACAGTAGACTTGAAAAATCTATGTGATTTGGAAGACCTATTGCTTGATGGAAGCTTCTCCTCTGGGAACATAACCGAGTTTATAGATAAACTGCCAAGATGTTCGTCCAACAGATTGCAGCGTTTGAGGTTGAGCAGCAACAATATGGTTGGAATTCTACCAAACAGATTGGGGAACTTAACCAACTTAGCTTTGTTGGACCTTTCTTACAATAACATTACTGGAGCTATACCGCTAGGCATAAGCAATCTTTCTTGTTTAGAAACACTTGATCTTTCTAACAACCTTCTTGTTGGAGCTATACCGCTAGGGTTGGGAAATTGCACTAGTTTGCAATATGTTTATCTCACCAGTAACAGTCTCAATGGACCTATACAACCAGGGATACAAAGCTGCAATAGATTACAGGACCTTTTGCTTTCTTACAATAGCATTACTGGAGCTATACCACCAATGTTGGGAAACTGCACCAGTTTAGAAACACTTGATCTTTCTAACAACCATCTTACTGGAGTTATGCCACCAGGACTGGGAAATTGCACTAGTCTGCAATATTTTTCTCTTTCGAACAACCATCTTACTGGAACTATATCACCAGGGACAGTGAGTTGCACTACATTAAATGACCTTGACCTTTCTTACAACAATCTTACTGGAGATATACCACCATGGCTGGGGAATTGCACTAATTTGCAGTCCCTTTCTCTTTCTAAAAACCTTCTCACTGGACATGTCCCATCTGAGATTGGTCTGCTCGGCAGTTTGACTAGACTGGATCTTAGCAACAATAATCTAGATGGTGTGATAAGGGAGGAACACCTGGTTGCTCTAAAGAACTTAGAACACCTGGATCTATCACACAATTCTTTCTCAGGGCATCTGCCATCAGAGTTTGGAGCTACCGGATTATTAGAATTGACATTATCCTCCAATTACTTCAGTGGGCATATTCCTGAATATATTTGTATGTTTTGGAACCTAGTTGTCTTGGATTTATCAGACAACCTTTTCATGGGTGGACTTCCTCTATGTTCTCGAAAGCCTAACCTGGTTTTCCTGATTTTAAATCACAATAAGTTTTCTGGCAAGTTCCCATCATCACTGAAGAACTACTCGAGTTTGGCATTCATGGATCTTTCAGTGAATAGTTTCTATGGAACATTACCATCA containing:
- the LOC125514915 gene encoding receptor-like protein EIX2, which translates into the protein MDRSPSKFVLLLMAAAATWSFFLVADAGRLQPSCIGRERDVLLAFKQGINDTDGNLRSWQKERQDCCQWAGITCNNVTGHVIKLDLGGRYYLVGQISPSLLSLEHLEYLDLWGTRLCGPGGRVPEFLGSLNNLRHLDLSGMSFSGMVPPQLGNLSNLEYLDLSGIYFNNTRLGLTDISWLTRLPLLMHLDMSYINLSSIADWPLVVNKIPSLELLDLSECSLSSANQSLAHLNLTNLQYLDLSDNYFDHPIASSWFWNITSIKYLDLSGTSLYGPFPNALGNMTSLQELYFGPYSTNGDSPTTTANMATMTVDLKNLCDLEDLLLDGSFSSGNITEFIDKLPRCSSNRLQRLRLSSNNMVGILPNRLGNLTNLALLDLSYNNITGAIPLGISNLSCLETLDLSNNLLVGAIPLGLGNCTSLQYVYLTSNSLNGPIQPGIQSCNRLQDLLLSYNSITGAIPPMLGNCTSLETLDLSNNHLTGVMPPGLGNCTSLQYFSLSNNHLTGTISPGTVSCTTLNDLDLSYNNLTGDIPPWLGNCTNLQSLSLSKNLLTGHVPSEIGLLGSLTRLDLSNNNLDGVIREEHLVALKNLEHLDLSHNSFSGHLPSEFGATGLLELTLSSNYFSGHIPEYICMFWNLVVLDLSDNLFMGGLPLCSRKPNLVFLILNHNKFSGKFPSSLKNYSSLAFMDLSVNSFYGTLPSWIGDLVYLRFLQLSHNFLCGDIPVTITNLKRLRQLSLAGNSISGVIPFSLSNLTAMTQKHPKKPGVDMFVWYTSRVGKFREVWSIVMKRQELKYGARIFDVISMDLSLNNLTGEIPDGITSLNGLLNLNLSWNQLSGKIPDRIGAMESLESLDLSRNNLSGEIPTSLTDLTYLSSLDLSYNNLTGRIPPGRQLDTLYLENQSIYTGNVGLCGPPLERNCSRNNAPEHDNQRKIKKVSEPLLFFYFGLGSGFAAGLWVVFCTLLFKKVWRVAYFRLFDKLYDKAYVFVVVTWGRITGKATTT